The genomic region GTTTGGGTTTCCGTGATTTTGCATCTTTCAACGTAGCGCTACTAGTGAAATAGGGATGGCGTGTATTGACATAGCTTGGTTTCCTGTTAGTGAAAGTTTTGCAAGTGCGTTATTACCCGACTAGGGATTTCAGATCAGTAAGTCTGGGAACATACCCTTCTCTTACCTGGCGAAGCCTTCTAAGTGCGAAGGGTCTCTTAGAAATAGGGTTGGGGTAGAGTATAGGTACAGGAGAATCGGTGAACATCTGGAACGATTAGTGGATTCCTAGACCTGGAGATGGTAAACTATACTATCAATCTATTGATATACGGTATAGTATGGTGTCTCAGTTGATATCTCACAATGCGTGAAGACCTTGTTCGCACCATTGTTGCAGATGAGCAGGCAGATCGTATCCTGGCTATCTCGTTTGCTAATCCGAAACCACTAGACACTCTGTTTTGGCATCACAAGAGTACAGGGACTTACACTATCAAAAGTGGGTATAAGCTACTCTTCCGTTATAAGTTACAAAAAAGAGGAGCTTACAATACCCAACTTCCTAACACTACTAAGTTGTTTTACATAGAGATGTGGGCACTACCTATTCTTAGCAAAGTGAAAATACATCTACGGAAATCCTACAACTTTCTTCCTACTTTTGAAAGCCTACACAAATGTAACATGCAGACTACAAATTTATGCCTTTTATGCCAAGAGGTTGGGGAGACTATTGACCATTTGCTGCATTTCTGCTCTGTCACTCGTCAAACTCTGACTGTGTTGAAGGCTAACCTACTCCCTGTGTGGGATTATTCAAACTACAAAGATTGGTTAGTAGAGTCGTTTCTTGCCACAACTACTGCCAATCGAAAATTGGTGGTTGTTAC from Gossypium raimondii isolate GPD5lz chromosome 1, ASM2569854v1, whole genome shotgun sequence harbors:
- the LOC105786991 gene encoding uncharacterized protein LOC105786991, whose product is MREDLVRTIVADEQADRILAISFANPKPLDTLFWHHKSTGTYTIKSGYKLLFRYKLQKRGAYNTQLPNTTKLFYIEMWALPILSKVKIHLRKSYNFLPTFESLHKCNMQTTNLCLLCQEVGETIDHLLHFCSVTRQTLTVLKANLLPVWDYSNYKDWLVESFLATTTANRKLVVVTY